The following nucleotide sequence is from Pandoraea thiooxydans.
GATCGACTTTGACGACGCCGGCGTGGCACCGGGTGTACCTGTCGAGGTGTGGATCCTGCATCCGACCGACAACACCCAGCGCTATCACTACGCGCAAAAAGCCAAGCTGGTCAAGGGCGAAAATCGCATCGCCGTGGAAAAGGACGGCATCGTCAATATCGCTTACGAACACACGCCGACCGGGCATCCGCTGACGGTGACCCTGCGCGAGGGCGGCCGCGCGCTGCCGCATTTCGTACTGGGCAAGCATACCAACGCGCAGTGGCAGGAAATGCTGGCAACCTATGCGGATTCGGCCTACGTGGAACTGGTGAGCCAGCACGCGGAAATTACCGTGCGCGCATCGCACGCCAAGCATCTGAAGGATCCGAGCGAGCTGCTGCGCACTTGGGATCGAATGGTGCCCGCAGTCCAGGCACTGTATGGCGTGGGGGTGGACAAGAACGCGCCTCACCGGCTCGATCCGCGGCCGGTGCGTATCGTCGACGCGTACAACGGCACCAGGCAAAGCAGCGACGTCATCGTGATGGAAGGGATCCGCTTCTACACCGACGCCGCGGCAGCGCGCATGATCGCCGCCGACGCGCTCACCCGCAATGCATGGACCATCTGGGGCGCGTTGGGGCAACAATACCTGCCGGCACCGATGATGTGGCGCGGCTCGACCTATGGCAGCGACGATCTGGGCGCGCTCTATCTGCAGCAATGGCTCGGCCAGCAGTCCCGCTATGAAACGCAAGGAACCTGGGACAGCCTGAAGCGCTACTTCGGCGGTGAGAAGCGCGACTTCAACCGTCTGGCGCATCACACGCAAACAGCCATGGCATGGCAATTGCACTTGACGTTCGGCAAGCAACTGTTGGCCGACATCGGCACGGCCTATCGCCAAATGGCCGCCGGCGGCACGCACTTGCCGCAAGACCCCTTCAACAAAGTGGGCGAAATGCAGCAGCTGTTCATGCAGCAAGCCAGCCTGCAATCCGGTTATAACCTGCTGCCGTTCTTCGAGAAATGGGGCGTGTCGATCGATCCGCAAACGCGTCACGCGATCGAGTCGCTGCAGCTGACGCCGCTGGTCGAGCCGATCTGGGAAAACCGCGATAGCGATATTCGTTACGATCTGTCCAAGAAGTGCGATATCGCCGGCATCAAGGCGCAAATGGAGCCGCTGCCGGCCATGGACGGCGGTTATCGTCGTGACGTGCAGATCCCGTTGCAGGCCAAGCCGGTTCAATGCGGCACCGCGAAGTATCTTTGGGAGCAAATCGACGGCCCGAAAACGCTGACGATCGCTGACGCGCGCAGCGCACGCACCACCGTTACGGTGCCCGGCGGTCTGCAGGACGGCGCTTTCAAGTTCAAGCTGACCGTGTCCGACCAGCGCACCGGGGCGACCGAATCCGCAGTCGATACTTTCCGTGTCGTCAAACGATTGGCAGCCGTGCGCGGACCGGCCAAGGTCAAGGCGGGCGACACTGTCACGCTCGATGGACGCGTGCGGGACGTCATGGGATTTGCGCTGACGTTCAAATGGCGCGTGCTCGATGCGGCGGGCAACGAGGCGCACAGCGGGACTGGTTCGCGCGGCAAACCCTGGCAGTTCGTGGCCAAAGCACCGGGTCAATACAAGGTGTTCATGACTGCGGTAGCGACCAAGGAAGGCTGGGATAACAGCATCGAGGTGCACGCCGAGCATCAACTGAGCGTCGAGCCGGGCGCGAACCCCGAGCGGCAATATCCCGACTATCGGGAAGGGACTTCCTACCAGGCTGGCGACGTGGTGCGCGGCCGCGACAACCGCTTCTACCAGTGCCGGTCATGGCCGCGCACTGCCTGGTGCGGCAGCGCGGCACGTGCTTATGAACCCGGTAAGGGGTGGGCGTGGCGCGAGGCGTGGAATCTGTTCAAACGCTGATTGACCGCTGAATGATCCGAGGGGCCGTGCCGGTGGCGCGGCCCCTCGGCTTTTTTGTTTTTCCATCCGACGAAAATCGTTCTGTGCGCGCCATGCCTGGCACGGCGCGCGCCGTTTGCCGACTATCTGGTGTATGGTTGGATTTTTTTACCATGGATGTCGAGGACGCAGACCGATGAAAACACGCGCCGCCATAGCCTGGGAAGCGGGCAAGCCGTTGACGATCGAGGAAGTCGATCTGGAGGGCCCGCGCGCGGGCGAAGTGCTGATCGAAGTGAAAGCCACCGGGATTTGCCACACCGACTACTACACGCTGTCGGGGGCGGACCCGGAAGGGTTGTTCCCGGCCATTCTGGGCCATGAGGGCGCGGGCGTGGTGGTGGACCTGGGCGCGGGGGTGACCAGCCTCAAAAAGGGCGATCACGTGATCCCGCTGTACACGCCCGAATGCCGCCAGTGCAAATTCTGCCTGTCGCGCAAGACCAACCTGTGCCAGGCGATCCGCGCCACCCAGGGGCGCGGCCTGATGCCCGACGCCACCTCGCGCTTCTCGCTGGGGGGCAAGCCGATCCTGCACTACATGGGCACCTCCACCTTCTCCAACTACATCGTCGTGCCGGAGATCGCGGTAGCCAAAATCCGCGAAGACGCGCCGTTCGACAAAGTGTGCTACATCGGCTGCGGGGTCACCACTGGGGTGGGCGCGGTGGTCTACTCGGCCAAGGTCGAGGCGGGCGCCAACGTGGTGGTGTTCGGCCTGGGCGGGATCGGGCTCAACGTGATCCAGGGCGCGAAGATGGTGGGCGCCGACAAGATCATCGGCGTCGACATCAACCCGCGGCGGGTCGAGCTCGCGCGCAAATTCGGCATGACCGACTTCATCAACCCCACGGAAGTCGAGAACGTGGTCGATCGCATCGTGCAGCTCACCGACGGCGGGGCCGACTACAGCTTCGAGTGCATCGGCAACGTCACCACCATGCGCCAGGCGCTGGAGTGCTGCCACAAGGGCTGGGGCCAATCGTTCATCATCGGGGTGGCGGCGGCCGGGCAGGAAATCAGCACGCGGCCGTTCCAGCTGGTGACCGGGCGCGAGTGGAAGGGCTCGGCCTTCGGCGGGGCGCGCGGGCGCACCGACGTGCCGAAGATCGTCGACTGGTACATGGAAGGCAAGCTCAACATCGACGACCTCATCACCCATACGCTCAGGCTCGAGCAGATCAACGACGGCTTCGACCTGATGAAGCGCGGCGAGTCGATCCGCTCGGTCGTACTGTATTGAGCGGGGCCGGCGCGATGCTCGAACTGCTCAGCGAACACGCCTGCTTCGGCGGCGTGCAGCGCTTCTACCGGCACGCCTCGGCAACCATCGGGCTGCCGATGCGCTTCTCGGTCTACCTGCCGCCGGGGCAGGGGCGTGGCGCGGGACCCATCCCGGCGCTGGTGTATCTGGCGGGGCTGACCTGCACCGAAGAGACCTTCATGATCAAGGCCGGCGCGCAGCGGCTGGCGGCCGAACACGGCATCGCGCTGCTCGCGCCGGACACCAGCCCGCGCGGGGCGAACCTGCCGGGCGAGGCCGACAGTTGGGACTTCGGTGTCGGGGCGGGCTTCTATCTGGATGCCACCGAGGCGCCGTGGTCCAGGCACTACCGGATGGAGAGCTACGTGACGGGCGAGCTGGTGCCGCTGGCGCAGGCCGAGTTCGGGCTCGATGCGGCGCGCACCGGCATCTTCGGCCACTCGATGGGCGGGCACGGCGCGCTGGTGCTGGCGCTGCGCCACCCGGGGCTGTTCGCTTCGGTATCGGCGTTCGCGCCGATCGCCGCGCCCACGCAGTGCCCGTGGGGCGTCAAGGCATTCACCGGGTACCTCGGGGCGAATCGGCAGCGCTGGCAAAGCCACGACGCCAGCGCGCTGATGGCGGGCATGAAGAAGCCGTATGCCGACGGCATTCTGATCGATCAGGGGCTGGCCGACCGATTCCTGGCCGAGCAACTGCACCCCGAGCAGTTCGAGGCGGCCTGCGCCCGGGCCGGCCAGCCGCTCACGCTGCGGCGCCACCCCGGCTACGACCACGGCTATTACTTCATCTCGACCTTTATGGCCGATCATATGGCGCATCACGCCGGCATTTTGCGTCGGTCCTGAGCGAAGCAGCCACCGCCGTGACAAAGACAAAGGGCGATTGCACCGGTTGGTGCAATCGCCCTGTTTGTTCGCGTCGGCGTGAGTTGCGGCGTGAGTGGCGGCTCAGTGCCCCGGCTTGCGGCTCAACGCCTTGTTGCCGATATCGCGACGGTACTGCATACCGTCGAAATGGATCTGATTGACCGCTTCATAAGCGGCGCTTTGCGCGCCCCGCACCGAATCGGCCAGGCCGACCACGCACAGCACGCGCCCGCCGCTGCTGCGCAGTTGTCCGTCGTCGCTCTTCTGGGTGCCCGCGTGGAACGTCACGCATTCGTCCGTCTCGGCCGGAATGCCCGTGATCAGGTCACCCTTGCGTGGATCGTCGGGGTAGCCGTGCGCGGCCAGCACCACGCCCAGCGCCGTGCGGCGATCCCAGTCGAGGGTGACGGCATCGAGCGTGCCGGCAATCGCGTGTTCGACCACCTTGGAGAAGTCGCCCTTCAGGCGCGCCATGATCGGCTGCGTCTCCGGGTCGCCCATGCGGCAGTTGAATTCGAGCGTCTTGGGGTTGCCCTGCGCGTCGATCATCAGGCCCGCGTACAGGAAGCCGGTATAGCGAATGCCGTCGCTTTCCATGCCGCGCACGGTCGGCAGAATGATCTCGCGCATGACGCGCGCATGAATTTGCGGCGTGACGATCGGCGCTGGCGAGTAGGCTCCCATGCCGCCGGTGTTGGGGCCGGCATCGCCGTCGAGCAGGCGCTTGTGATCCTGGCTGGAGGCCAGCGGCAGCACGTTCTTGCCGTCCACCATGACGATGAAACTGGCTTCCTCGCCGTGCAGGAATTCCTCGATCACCACCCGCGCGCCGGCGTCGCCCAATTTGTTGTCGGCCAGCATCATGTCGATCGCGTCGTGCGCCTGCTCGACGGTCATCGCCACCACCACGCCCTTGCCGGCGGCCAGGCCGTCGGCCTTGACGACGATCGGCGCGCCCTTTGCATCGATATAGGCGTGAGCGGCCGCGGCGTCGGCGAAGGTTTGATATTCGGCGGTCGGAATGCCGTGACGCTGCATGAAAGCCTTGGCGAAATCCTTGGAACTCTCGAGCTGCGCGGCCTCTTTGGTCGGGCCGAAGATTTTCAGGCCGCGCGAGCGGAACAGATTGACGATGCCGGCGGCCAGCGGTGCCTCAGGGCCCACCACCGTCAGGTGGATGTTCTCGCGCACGGCGAATTCGACCAGAACCTTGGGGTCGGTGATGGGTACGTTGAGCAGGCGATCGTCGCTGGCCGTGCCGCCGTTGCCCGGCGCCACATAGATGCGTTGAATGCGCGGCGACTGCGCGAGTTTCCAGGCCAGCGCGTGCTCGCGCCCACCGGAGCCGACAACAAGAATCTTCATGAATTTCCCGCGAATCAATGCGACGCCCGAAGACGGGGCGCCGCGGCTTATCGATCGTTGTTTGCGCGCGTGAGCGACGCGTGGCCGGTTCTTCGGTCAGGCCTCGTCGATCACTGCGTTGGTGTATACGTCCTGCACGTCGTCGAGATTTTCCAGCGCATCGAGCAGCTTTTGCATCTTGACCGCGTCGTCGCCGGTGAACGCGACTTCGCTCTGTGGCTTCATCGTGACTTCAGCGATCTCGGCCTTGAAGCCGGCGCCCTCGAGCGCGGCCTTGACGGCCGAAAAGTCGTGCGGTGCGCAAATGACTTCGAAACTGCCGTCCTCATTGCTGGTGACATCTTCGGCCCCGGCTTCGAGCGCGGCTTCCATCAGCGCGTCCTCGGGTGTGCCCGGGGCGAACAGGAACTGGCCGCAGTGCTTGAACATGAAGGCCACCGAGCCTTCCTGGCCGAGGTTGCCGCCGTGCTTGGAGAAGGCGTGCCGCACCTCGGCAACGGTACGAATGCGATTGTCGGTCATGCAGTCGACAATGACCGCCGCGCCGTTCAGGCCGTAGCCCTCGTAGCGGATTTCCTCGTAATTGACGCCGTCCAGGCCGCCGACGCCGCGCTGGATGGCGCGCTGGATGTTGTCCTTGGGCATATTGGCGTCGGTCGCCTTGTCCATCGCCAGGCGCAGGCGCGGGTTGGCGTCCGGGTCGCCGCCGCCGAGCCTGGCCGCGACGGTGATTTCCTTGATCAGACGGGTCCAGATCTTGCCTCTTTTGGCGTCTGTCGCTGCCTTTTTATGCTTGATATTGGCCCATTTCGAATGCCCAGCCATGTCGTATTCCCCAAAAATCAGTCGAGCCGGACGGCGCCGAAGGGCGGGGCCGCCCTGTCGCTCATCCGCAAAAGCCGTATTTTACCGGGGATAGCCGTGCCCGGCGCCTTTTTTGCTCGCCGATGCCAGAATCGCCCGGCTTGCAGCCGGTTGCCGGGGCGGCGCGCCCCCGGTGTTGTATCCGGCAGGCCGGACGTTGCCGGCCCAGCCGAGACGTCTAAGACAAGCGTCACGGTTTTGCTATTTAATGATGCGATTAACTTATAAATAAGGGTTTTTGCCCATGTCTTTACATGGCCGACATCCTTACGATCTAGCTCCTGTGGTAGACCGGTCAACCGGAAGTCCAAAAAAGGCAAAACAGGACCCCAAAAGCGCTTGTGCCGGCGAACCGACTACTACACTGAGACCGTTGGGCGCGAAAATTTTGGAGACGAAATAGATGTTTCACCAAATAGTTACTCCAGTGGCCAATGCACTGCTGCCGTCGTTTTTGGTAGCGGTCATTCCCATTGCAATCGTACTTGTCATGCTGGGGGTGTTGCGTCGCCCGGCCTGGCAAGCGTCCATGGTGGGCTTGATCGCTGGCTTGATCATTGCCGTCGCCGTGTGGAAGATGCCGGTTGGTCTGGCATTCAATGCCGTGGCTTTCGGCGTGGTTTTCGCGCTCCTGCCCGTTATGTGGATCGTGTATGGCGCGCTGGTGCTGTACAACGTGTCCGTAAAGTCGGGACGCTTCGATGCGTTCCGGCAGTGGATGCTCGATCACATGCCGAATGACCGTCGGCTGGTGCTGCTGGTCGTCGCCTTCTCCTTCGGCTGTCTGCTCGAGGGGATCGCTGGTTTCGGCACGCCGGTGGCGATTACCAGCGCATTGCTGATCGCCCTCGGGTTCCCGGCGCTGGAAGCCTTGACCTACACCCTGATCTTCAACACCGCGCCGGTCGCGTTCGGTGCCTTGGGTGTGCCCATCACGGTGCTCGGCGCGGTCACCAGCATGCCGCCCGGTCCGCTGGGCGCGATGGTCGGTCGGCAATTGCCGCTGTTCGCCTTCCTGCTGCCGTTTTACGTGATCGGTCTGTATGGCGGGTTCCGCTCGATTCGCAAACTGTGGCCGGCCCTGACGGTGGCGGGCGGCAGCTTCGCGCTGGCGCAGTTCGTTTCGTCCAACTTCATCAGCTACCAATTGACCGACGTGCTGGCCTCGATGACCTCGCTGATCATCACCATCGCGTTCCTCAAGGTATGGTCGCCGGAGCCTGATCCCCAATACCATATCGATCGTCCCGCGCGCGCCGCTGGCACGCCGAAGATCGGTTATGGCGGCTGGCTGCCCTGGGTGGTCATTACGGTCGTCGTGATTTTCTGGGTCTACGCCAAGATTTCCGGGATCGGTGAAGCCAAACTGCCGTGGCCGGGGCTCAACCAGCAAGTATTCATTACGCTGTACAACAAGCCTTATGGCGCCGTCTGGGGCTTCCAGCCGCTTGGCACGGGAACCGCGATTCTGCTGGCTGCGGTGATCACTTCCTTCCTGGTGAAGCTCTCCGTCAAGGACTTCCTGGCGTCGCTGTGGGATGCCTGGGTGCAGATCCGCATCGCCGTGCTGACGGTGTGCATGATCGTCGGCCTGGCATTCCTGCTCAACTACTCGGGCATCAGCTATACGCTGGGTATGGGGGTCGCATCGGTCGGAGCGCTCTTCCCGCTGGTTTCGGCGTTCCTCGGCTGGGTGGCGGTTTTCCTGTCGGGCAGCGACACCTCGGGCAACGCACTGTTCGGCAACCTGCAGGTCGTGGCTGCCAAGCAACTGGGCTTCGATCCGGTCTTGATGGCGGCGACCAACTCGTCGGGCGGTGTGATGGGCAAGATGATTTCCCCGCAGAACATCGCAACGGGCGTGTCCACCACCGGCTTGCGCGGTCACGAAGGTGTGGTGTTCGCCCGTACCTTCAAGCACAGCGTTTTCCTGACCTTGTTGCTCGGGGTTGTGGTCTACTTGCAGCAACACGTGCTGAGTTGGATGATTCCGCATCTGCATTGATGCGAGCGCCGGGATAGGAATAGACGCTTAACCCGGGTGTTGCAGATTGGCGGATGGCTGCCTGGCGGCCATCCGCCAAAGCTGTTTTTAGCGACGCAAAAAGGCATCGCCGCTTGTCCCGATGCGCGTGGCATACTTGGCCAACCCACTTGAAATGACCGCGACACGCCGCCGTACGCAGGGCGTCGCGGTTTCCTCTGGACGATGAGCAAAACCGGTCAGTCTTCTTCCATCTCTTCGCCCGGCGCCCTGCATGGCGTCAAACCGCTCTGGCTGAAGTCGGCGCCGTTCATATTCCTGCTGCTGTGGTCCGCCGGCTTCACCATCGCCAAGATCGGTCTGGCCTATGTGAACCCGCTGACCTTTTTGGTGCTGCGCTATGCGCTGGTGCTGCTGGTGCTGCTGCCGTTGCTGGTGGTGTTGCGCCCGCCCTGGCCGAAGACCGCGGCAGCGTGGCGACATCTGGCGGTAGTGGGCCTGCTGATTCAGGCGGGCTATTTCAGTCTGTTCAATCTGGCGCTGCGCTTTGGCGCATCGGTCGGTGGCGTCGCCCTGATCGTTTCGCTGCAGCCGATTCTGGTGGCGTTACTGGTGCCCTACATGAGCAACGAACGAATCAGCAAGACGCGCTGGTTCGGTCTCGGATTGGGCCTCGTAGGCGCCGCGCTGGTGATCCTCGCGCGCTCGGCCATCGAGGCGACATCAGTGGCCGGCATTCTGTGCGCGTTGCTGGCGCTGGCCTGCATCACGGCCGGCACGCTCTATGAAAAGCGCTTTGGCTCACCGCATCATCCGGTGGTCGCCAACGCCGTGCAATATGCGGTCGGCCTGCTGGTGGTGTTGCCGCTGGCCTGGGCCTTCGAGCCGATGCAGGTGCGCTGGAGCGGCCCGTTGATTCTGTCGCTGGCTTACCTGGTGCTCGCCAATTCGTTGATCGCCATCAGCCTGCTGCTGGTCATGATCCGGCATGGCGAGGCGTCGCGCGTGTCGGCATTGTTCTTCCTGGTGCCGCCCGCGGCCGCGTTGATCGCGTGGCTGATGATCGGCGAGCACATGCCGCCGCTGGCGTGGATCGGCATGGGCGTGGCCGGGCTTGGCGTGGCACTGACGCGGCGCTAGTTCTTGGTGCCGAACAGGCGATCCCCCGCATCTCCCAGTCCGGGCACGATGTAGGCATGCTCATCGAGCCGTTCGTCGAGCGACGCCACGTAGAGTTTGACGCGCGGATGCGCGGCGTGAAACACCGTGACGCCTTCCGGTGCGGCCACCAGGGCCAGGAACAGAATGGCTTCGTCGCTGACGCCGCGCTTCTTGAGCACATCCACCGCATGCACGGCGGAATTGCCGGTGGCCACCATCGGATCGCACAGGATGAAAACGCGCTCGGCCAGATCGGGCAGCCGCACCAGATACTCGACCGGCCGGTGGTTGTCGTCGCGATATACGCCGATATGACCGACCCGCGCCGACGGCACCAGATCGAGCAGGCCGTCGCTCATGCCGATGCCGGCGCGCAGCACCGGCACGATCGCCAGCTTCTTGCCGGCAATGACCGGCGCATCCATCGGCACCAGCGGTGTCTCGATGCGCTCCGTGGTCAGCGGCAGATCGCGCGTGATTTCATAGCCCATGAGCAGCGTGATTTCGCGCAGCAGGTCGCGGAAGGTGCGTGTCGAGGTTTCCTTGTCCCGCATATGCGACAGCTTGTGCTGGATCAGCGGATGGTCGCAGATAAAGAGGTTCGGAAAGCGGGAGTCTTGTTTCATGGCGAGGGGCACGCAAAAAAGGGCACAGGGGCAAGGTGGCGAACCGGTTCGTCGCCGTGGGCCGATTTTAGCCCAACCCCGGCGGGCCGCCCAGCGTGCGCTCGGCGCGTTTGCCGGGATTCCCTTAGAATTTGCCGGGCAGGCACGCGAGTCCACGGGTTGTCGGCAGTCGCCGGGTCGCTGGTCGATCCGACGGGGCGCCCGAAGAGCGCGCTTACGAGACATTTTCGCAAAGGGCAAAGGGTTAGACCGATGAAACTCGATATCGAAGGCAAGCGCGCATTGGTGTGCGGCGCCAGCAAAGGCCTGGGGCGCGGCTGCGCAGAGGCGCTCGCAGCCGAAGGCGTGCAGGTCACGATCGTCGCGCGCACTGCCGCCACGCTAGAGGCGGCGGCCGCCGAGATACGGGCGCGCCATGGCGTGCCGGTCACCGCCGTGGCGTGCGATATCACCACGCCCGAGGGGCGCGCTGCGGCGCTGGCGGCGTGTGGCGAGCCGGACATCGTGGTGACCAACGCGGGCGGGCCGCCCCCGGGCGACTTTCGCGACTGGACGCGCGACGATTGGATTCGTGCGCTGGACGCCAATATGCTGAGCCCGATCGAATTGATCAAGGCGACCGTCGACGGCATGATCTCGCGCCGCTTCGGGCGCATCGTCAATATCACCAGTTCCTCGGTCAAGGCGCCGATCGAGATTCTCGGGCTGTCCAATGGCGCCCGCTCGGGGCTGACCGGCTTCGTCGCCGGGCTCGCCCGCAAGACCGTGGCGCACAACGTGACGATCAACAACCTGCTGCCCGGACAATTCGACACCGATCGCCTGGCGGCCACGCTCGCCGCGCGGGCCCGGCGCGAGGGCATTGCCCCGGACGAAATTCGTGCGCACAGCGCGAGCCGCATTCCCGCACAGCGCTTCGGCACGCCCGAGGAATTCGGCGCAATGTGCGCGTTTCTGTGCAGCGCGCATGCCGGGTATTTCACCGGGCAGAACGTGCTGCTCGACGGCGGCGCTTATCCCGGTACGTTCTAGCGGCCGGCGCCATGAATTTTCGATTCCCACATTTACCCATGCAAACAGCGAGGAGCGAATATGAGCAAAGCCATTCGAATCCATGAGACCGGCGGGCCCGAAGTCATGCAATATGTCGACGTCGAGGTCGGCGAGCCGGGGCCGGGCGAGGCCCGCGTGCGGCATCATGCGGTCGGACTGAACTACATCGACGTTTATTTCCGGACCGGCCTGTATCCGCAACCGCTGCCCGCCGGCCTGGGCATGGAAGGCGCGGGCGTGGTCGAGGCGGTCGGCGAGGGCGTGAGCCACGTCAAGGTGGGCGATCGCGTCGCCTACGCCGGCCGGCCGCCGGGCGCCTATGCGCAAGTGCGGGTGATGCCCGCCGCGTTCCTGGTGGTACTGCCCGACGCCCTGTCGTTCGAGCAGGGCGCGGCCATGATGCTGCAGGGCATGACGGCGCAGTACCTGTTGCGCCGTACCTATCCGGTCAAGGCGGGCGACACGATCCTGATTCACGCGGCCGCGGGCGGCGTGGGCCTGATCGCTTGCCAATGGGCCAAGGCGCTGGGTGCGACCGTGATCGGCACGGTTGGCTCGGACGCCAAGGCCGAACTGGCGAAGGCCAATGGCTGCGATCATCCCATCGTGTACACGCGCGAGAACTTCGTCGAGCGCGTCAAGGAAATCACCCGTGGCGAGGGCGTGCCGGTGGTCTATGACTCGATTGGCAAGGATACTTATATCGGTTCGCTGGATTGCCTGCGCCCGCTCGGCATGATGGTGAGTTTCGGCAGCGCCTCCGGCCCGCTCGATCCCATCAACGTGCCGGATCTGGTGTCGAGGGGATCGTTGTTTTTCACGCGACCGACGCTGTTTTCGTACATCGCCAAGCGCGCCGATCTGGAGAGGACCGCGCAGGATCTGTTCGACGTGGTGGTCGACGGCAAAGTGAAAATCGAAATCAACCAGCGCTATGCGTTGGCCGACGCTGCGCAGGCGCACCGGGATCTGGAGGGCCGCAAGACCACTGGGTCGACGATCCTGCTGCCTTGAGTCCGCCGCGAACCCTGCGGCGCCGCGCTTGCTTCAGGCGCGCGGCGCGATGCCTGCCTGTTGCTGCGCGGCGCGCAGCACATGGCGTGGCAGCAGTTTGAGCAGCCAGTGCACGGCCAAGGCGATGACGATGACGTCGTCCACCACGCCGATCACTGGCATCAGCACCGAGATGGGATCGAACGGCCACACCGCATACAGTGCCAGTGCAGCCATCGCGGGCCACAGCCAGCGTGGCCGGTCAGGGTGCCGCAAGGCATGCCAAAGCACGCGAAAATCCGTTCTGGCCAGACGCCAGAGCCGCGAAATCCGCGAGAGCCGCAACATCGGAATACGCATCGTTGTTCCTCGCTCGCGTGGTTGGGCGCACGTTGGTGCGCCGTACGTGATACTTCCGCTAGATATACCAGACCTGCCCGCGCTCGTGTGTGTTGGCGCCACACCGGGCCGCAGCCCTGCGAATTGCCCTGCCGCCCCGCTCGGAGGATAATTCCCGCAGCCCCGCGGTCTATCCCGATGCCCTGGACTCCCGATATTCGCCATGACAGACTCCCAAGACCCCAAGCAGCCCCAAACGCCTTCCCAACCCGCGCCGCCGTCGGCCACGCCATCCGAGGTCGATCCGGCAAGCGCGCATATCGCCAGCGATCATCCGGTGCCTCCGCCGATCCAGGGGGCCGAGTCCAATGAGCCGCCATCGCGCGTGGCGCACCCCGCCGGCGCAGAGCCGCCTTCAGAGCCGCCCCCTGCGCAGCCGTCTAACCCCGCCGAGGCCCCGGGCGGCAGCGGCGGCAATACCGGCATGCCGTCGTATCTGTCTTCGGCCGACACGCCGCTGGGGGTGCTGCGCCGCATCGTGACGGCGCGCTTTCGCGCCTGGTATGACCGGGCTGGACAGCGCATCACACAGCGCACGCTCAAGATCGGCATCTCGGCGCGCATCTTCCACCCCGAGCCAGGTTCAAAGGGGTTGCGCAGCAAGACGCTGCAATATCTCGAAGAGTCGATCGCGCACTGGGTCATGTCGCGCGACGTGCTCGTGTTCATGATCCCGACGGTCGACACGCAAGGGTTGCTGCATCCGAGCCATATAAGGCTGCGCGATTATGCCAAGCATCTCGATGGGTTGGTCTTGCAGGGCGGCGCCGATGTCTCGCCGCAGAGTTACTCGGAAGTGGCCACGCGCCACGAGTGGCAAGGCGATCGCATGCGCGATATGTACGAACTGGAACTGCTGCACGAATTCATCGATGCGGGCAAGCCGGTCCTCGGCGTGTGCCGCGGCTGT
It contains:
- a CDS encoding L-lactate permease encodes the protein MFHQIVTPVANALLPSFLVAVIPIAIVLVMLGVLRRPAWQASMVGLIAGLIIAVAVWKMPVGLAFNAVAFGVVFALLPVMWIVYGALVLYNVSVKSGRFDAFRQWMLDHMPNDRRLVLLVVAFSFGCLLEGIAGFGTPVAITSALLIALGFPALEALTYTLIFNTAPVAFGALGVPITVLGAVTSMPPGPLGAMVGRQLPLFAFLLPFYVIGLYGGFRSIRKLWPALTVAGGSFALAQFVSSNFISYQLTDVLASMTSLIITIAFLKVWSPEPDPQYHIDRPARAAGTPKIGYGGWLPWVVITVVVIFWVYAKISGIGEAKLPWPGLNQQVFITLYNKPYGAVWGFQPLGTGTAILLAAVITSFLVKLSVKDFLASLWDAWVQIRIAVLTVCMIVGLAFLLNYSGISYTLGMGVASVGALFPLVSAFLGWVAVFLSGSDTSGNALFGNLQVVAAKQLGFDPVLMAATNSSGGVMGKMISPQNIATGVSTTGLRGHEGVVFARTFKHSVFLTLLLGVVVYLQQHVLSWMIPHLH
- a CDS encoding DMT family transporter gives rise to the protein MSKTGQSSSISSPGALHGVKPLWLKSAPFIFLLLWSAGFTIAKIGLAYVNPLTFLVLRYALVLLVLLPLLVVLRPPWPKTAAAWRHLAVVGLLIQAGYFSLFNLALRFGASVGGVALIVSLQPILVALLVPYMSNERISKTRWFGLGLGLVGAALVILARSAIEATSVAGILCALLALACITAGTLYEKRFGSPHHPVVANAVQYAVGLLVVLPLAWAFEPMQVRWSGPLILSLAYLVLANSLIAISLLLVMIRHGEASRVSALFFLVPPAAALIAWLMIGEHMPPLAWIGMGVAGLGVALTRR
- the upp gene encoding uracil phosphoribosyltransferase translates to MKQDSRFPNLFICDHPLIQHKLSHMRDKETSTRTFRDLLREITLLMGYEITRDLPLTTERIETPLVPMDAPVIAGKKLAIVPVLRAGIGMSDGLLDLVPSARVGHIGVYRDDNHRPVEYLVRLPDLAERVFILCDPMVATGNSAVHAVDVLKKRGVSDEAILFLALVAAPEGVTVFHAAHPRVKLYVASLDERLDEHAYIVPGLGDAGDRLFGTKN
- a CDS encoding SDR family oxidoreductase, which translates into the protein MKLDIEGKRALVCGASKGLGRGCAEALAAEGVQVTIVARTAATLEAAAAEIRARHGVPVTAVACDITTPEGRAAALAACGEPDIVVTNAGGPPPGDFRDWTRDDWIRALDANMLSPIELIKATVDGMISRRFGRIVNITSSSVKAPIEILGLSNGARSGLTGFVAGLARKTVAHNVTINNLLPGQFDTDRLAATLAARARREGIAPDEIRAHSASRIPAQRFGTPEEFGAMCAFLCSAHAGYFTGQNVLLDGGAYPGTF
- a CDS encoding quinone oxidoreductase family protein, whose amino-acid sequence is MSKAIRIHETGGPEVMQYVDVEVGEPGPGEARVRHHAVGLNYIDVYFRTGLYPQPLPAGLGMEGAGVVEAVGEGVSHVKVGDRVAYAGRPPGAYAQVRVMPAAFLVVLPDALSFEQGAAMMLQGMTAQYLLRRTYPVKAGDTILIHAAAGGVGLIACQWAKALGATVIGTVGSDAKAELAKANGCDHPIVYTRENFVERVKEITRGEGVPVVYDSIGKDTYIGSLDCLRPLGMMVSFGSASGPLDPINVPDLVSRGSLFFTRPTLFSYIAKRADLERTAQDLFDVVVDGKVKIEINQRYALADAAQAHRDLEGRKTTGSTILLP
- a CDS encoding DUF1232 domain-containing protein; its protein translation is MRIPMLRLSRISRLWRLARTDFRVLWHALRHPDRPRWLWPAMAALALYAVWPFDPISVLMPVIGVVDDVIVIALAVHWLLKLLPRHVLRAAQQQAGIAPRA
- a CDS encoding gamma-glutamyl-gamma-aminobutyrate hydrolase family protein (Members of this family of hydrolases with an active site Cys residue belong to MEROPS family C26.), producing the protein MTDSQDPKQPQTPSQPAPPSATPSEVDPASAHIASDHPVPPPIQGAESNEPPSRVAHPAGAEPPSEPPPAQPSNPAEAPGGSGGNTGMPSYLSSADTPLGVLRRIVTARFRAWYDRAGQRITQRTLKIGISARIFHPEPGSKGLRSKTLQYLEESIAHWVMSRDVLVFMIPTVDTQGLLHPSHIRLRDYAKHLDGLVLQGGADVSPQSYSEVATRHEWQGDRMRDMYELELLHEFIDAGKPVLGVCRGCQLINVAFGGTLYQDIQTELPDAIPHVNEQYDANRHTLSFPEGSSLKAMLAAQGTPIVNSIHHQSVRTLGRDLSVEAISAEDGVIEAIRHRKSPFVVGLQWHPEFHRAGGPELLDCTPVLDTFLRAARETRF